tgtgtgtgtgtgtgtgtgtgtgtgtgtgtgtgtgtgtgtgtaaaacaagaaaacaaattacATATTACACACGCATGTGCCTTCGTATGTGAACAAACTATTACTGTCAAGTACAGAGACGGTTCGACAAAATGTCAATATGTGCACTTGTAAACCACAGTCATCCCACATACAAGTCACCATCGTGCCTCAATAAGAATCTTACACCAGACCAAAATGTGAACGATTAGATGTTCACCTCGCTAAAAGCTTCGATGTTGCTAATTGTTTTATGTatgtcacgttcagtgaacttgttCAAGACAAGTATCTATGTTCTAACTCAAATATCACAATACCtaatgacttgtgactcatcatctTCTCAGGTATCCAATACTAAATGGTGAAGCTTGAGAACACATCGGTCTCAACATGATCATCAATATCCTCTCAATGATCCATCAACCGGAAACTGTTTAAGGATTTAACATAACTGTAAACCTTTCATACATATTATTAATCCCTTAAGAATATGTTCAATTGTAACTGATCTTATAAACTCATTCATATCAATAGGAtgatgaatgaatatttatttgccATTAAATAATCCCTAACTTGTAACTATTATATGGTTGTTTTGGGGCATATAGCTAACACTCTGTCTTTGATTTCACCCTCTGTCCGTGTGACTAGATTGGTGAAGATAGCCGGATTcataacttttcattcattgaaTCGTGTAGCCCTCCTTGAAAATATATGAATATGAGTAAGAGAAGACATTGCACTGGTCTTTTCATTCGTATCTTGTCAGAATTTTGAGGCTCAATTGCTTTTGGTTCTGAGGGTGCGATGCGCTTGACTGACTCAGTTTATACCTATGCATGCTCGCACCGCAAAAATTGACACAGCAATGCAACCCTTATTGGTCGTTTGCTATTGAATTGAGTCAAAAGTGTTTAGGTGGGAAGGAAAAGCTCAAGAATCTCTTCTAGCccatgaggaaaaaaaataatcttttaaaaacGTGGACAGGTAATGGGAAAAGACATCAAATATGTGTTGTGTTAGTGGTCTCATGGTCATCTATTGTTCCAAAGATCACAAGTTCTCGCTATGCCATGATCGCACCTATGATGAATTTATGCTCGTGGGCATTGCTACCTTGTGTGGAGAGGAACTATGGACACGTCAGTGGGGCTATATTGACAAGGTTGTTTCTAAGATCTCcagtgtcacgccctgatcaTCCGAACATGTACCCATCCCTCACGTGGTCGATTAGTAGCGACGTCCCAgaacgcatcgccgaccctttcattttaatatgcatgcggaagtaGATATAAAATCcacaaacaataaaacaatgggataggaaagcaggaccataaaatttcaaaccatACAACCACGctcatatacatacatacatgcataGTAGACTATGTCATATATTATACAAGTTGGTCtaggtttataaaaatatatacactATAGTAGGTTCTCAAATAGGGGGTGGGGGTCTAACAACCACAACTAGTCATAATCACTAAATTCTTCTTGTTCCacctcttcatcctcttcaatCTCTCTCGCTCTAGTTGGCGGCTTCGGTTGAGTACACCGGAGAATCAGAATCGTCTTCAAGATTGGGATCCTTGGCATCCACTATTGATCCACCCTCAGGATCCGTTGTGCCCTTCCCAAGTGTAGCCTTTAAAACATACCGAGACACATTAGCCTCCGGCACAGGACCCTCTTTTCGCCCGTCATGATAGTGACAATACCATGATTGGTACCTATGAAGTACCTTCTTGGGTTCAATCACGTCGACCTAGACAGTGAATTTTATCATCACATACTCCAATCCTTTAGGGTGAGGGTGTATCGGAATATGATAACCTACTTCTGTGACTTCCTctggtataccaaaatgcacgggaggagggagaggtgctgccatctagggacctaaaatattgtcccacaacagggtgagactacgtctcagcaagttctactctCTTTAAGgcccgattaggaagccaatacgcccGAAGGGCTGCCTAAGAACAACAttggtcagaggacttaccttcgCCTCAGTTCCACCTTGCAAGTCAATATCATTTACAGATCTCACAAATCACATCGATTCATAATATCAGATCAAATATTTGATCAATCggcctagtcgattacatgtcatcacaacCTTCTCATGGTCggcccattcaatactatctataagtccatccataataagattgctcactctaagttgataaataaatagTATAGCTCTTGCTAAGCTGGTAAATAGTGTATTGCTCTCGCTAAGATGACATATCGCCTGTAGGCTAATATAATACACTAATAGTGCTCTCTTTAAGTTGATCATATTGCTTTCGCTAAGCTGATTAGGTATACTGCTcttgctaagctgacatatcagagctcGTATATTGATATAGCATACCAGTATACTGCTCGCAGTCTAAATTGACATATTGCCCTAGGCAGACCATTCAAtcaatctttcatttttatcatacccgataaaaataaccATGTGTGGATACACGGTTGGCCTCAGCCAAATtatcataatttcactttttgaacatTCCACTAGTTTCAACAACCCAtaacatatttttggcgttgtaaaccgacgcccggtaattttcccattagttatcaaaatttaattaatttaggaataaaatcctaaaatcacgattaaattaattcaacacaaattatagctgaattaaataaacaaaccgcaccacaataatcagcataaaatttcgatcGTCGGTTATCCCAacctaatttctggaaaaaaaataattacaaaaatattaaataaataacaataaatccaatttaggcccgtaatgcctaattggacgccGAAACGGACCCGAAAAATTTCCAaggttcgttcaataaataataaagtgCATCTACTCACTGAATGTGCTAACCGTTTGCCTAATATGTATTCATAAGACACTAATTTAATTGCTCTACTCTAATCTATTcacctaatcacacttaattaaatctaaacaacccctaagcatcattagcctactaagcgaggtttaatgagtaaaactcacttgtttcGCGAGCGGGTCGGATCAAATCAACGGGAGTGTCGCAGGGGTCGCTTCTCTCCAAAGTGGGCCTAGGTTTCGAGGCCCGAAACCACCTCAAACGAGCCCGGAAcagtgctggaaacccacttccTCAACCTCTGTTTTGAGTTGCAAAACAGGGGGAAACAAGCTGGTTATGGCGAAGCAAGACCAGCAATAGCTAGGCGGGACTTTGGCGGGGCTAAATGGTAGTCTACGGTGGCCGGATAGGCTACGGCTCGGCTCCACAGGTCATGGAACAGCGGCTGGAACCGTGAAAGGTGCGGCTGAGGGGTCGAGATCGTGTGGGCTGGTGTGGTGCTACGGTGGTGCACGTGTGGGGCAAAAGCAGCGAACGATGGGGGTGAGGTGGCTCGGACGGTGGTGCGGTTGTTTCGGCTTTTCCTCTAGACTTGCTAGCCATCGAACAGCAACAGGAGAGGGGGAGGATGGAGTGTCGGTAGCAGCTAGAGGGAAATGGGAAGAGATGTGAGACAAAGGGCCTACCAATGgccttttttttccattcaattgCCCCCTCTTGACCCATCTTCAGCCACCAGCACTCCTTGGCTCTCCTTCAGCCAACGATGCACCCCTTATAAcctttgaaatggtccaaaaccATAGGAGaaggggggcatacgaatttctaAGATTTTCATTCAATTGGGCTTAGTTTCTTGCTCAATTTAATCCCATTTGGCCTCAACAAATCCTGTTGTCGAGTTCTCGATcacattgatatttttcctcaccaatacaATCcatttgattctcaaatttgcgATAAAAACGATCCTTgcattttctgaacaaaaacggctctaggacgactttttcccaaaaagtctcgggttgcagaaaaatcttctgagactaagtcgacattcctagaatttattgtgacatgacagaatcttcaatttttgaaatcggattcaaattcgcggttaatttcaatctggcgcgtttttagcgtgacttaagCTACTGagtagttttcagaaatttttagtgcaaatgacccgtggttgattttcttcgagtcacaatgaacccacttgacacattagcgactctcggttgttgtgaaaatcccGAGGatttaaatacggacacaaggtgccaaaacgatagaaaaatcaatctagtgccgacCGACgggaattttctaatttagtgatgtcacccacgattagccacacatctttgttgaatcgacctatctctcgatctcaaatcgatttttaagcGTGCCGTAATGgcttctaaagatgagcacagtcgagaagtcgattcctagtcgaattctcaggtttatcgcattaaaattctttaataacttctctagatagtctagttatctcgagagtgatcagctctgagaacagctctatagacgcgtcgatgaaatgcccgatttattcaatagaaaacatgacTGCAAGTTTGGGATGTCACATCAAGTGATGTTGAGTAGTCGTAACTCAAACCTAATATTCTGCAACTAATGCAAGACTCTTGTTATACGTTGGTCAATTAGCTAATCAACCCTCTCATCTTTATGATCACATTTCCGAACTTCCAAATTAACGCAAACACTTTCACCAACTTACAGTTTTGGAAATGGAGAAACATCTTGCAGGGGGCCTCTTGGGAAAAATCCACATAGAAAATTATCACAAAGGACAAGCACATTTAAAGAAATCTATAGTGTATCTTTCTCACTTGTATGAAACAAATCCCagagataaaaaatatttaaagaaaaactaTAGAAAATAAAAGCCAATATTTGTCATGAATTCTCTTTTCTCACTTGTAGTTTTAGAGGTGAGTgtcaactaaatttaaaatctaaacATTAAGATCaagcattaaaaattatataatgaAGTAGAAAACATATGTTAAAAAATTACGGTCATTGATGTTTTTCAGGGAACAAATTAAATGCACATTCGACAATATAATCAACCGAATACAAAAGTTCTTACTCAAATAACTTGGTAAAGACAAAATATACACAACCCATGGAGAGTATACGAGAGGAACTTATGTTGTGGACAAGCGATGTCGAAGAAATTtgaattatggaaaaatccatACATTAACTCAAGGATATTGTGCTcaatttataattcaattcCAGATGTTGATTCTGAAGTAGTTCGATTTTCTGACGCGCCCCGTTATGTCCAGGGAAACATGGTGAAGTTGAAGTTGAGGCGTTGGACGGATGGTTTCTATTATTAGGTGATCTTTCCTATCTCATTGCCTATTGATGCTTCTGTGAAAACATGTATGAGTAATTCCGTGGTTGCTGTTGCCAGTATCGttaatttgtctcaaataatgCGATAAATTTCACATCCCATACTTTCTTCTAAGATATATGACAACaaagtttctttgttttttcccaTCAAAAAAGAGTGCGACATACGAAATTATATTTCCGTCTTTCGACAATTACACACAACAAAATCCTGATGTTCTTCTTGAAGTAGTAACACACCTAAGAAAATCTAGATAGAACTAATCTACATCGATTCACTAGACATGAGTGGCTGCAAGTCCGATAGCGAGATTACGTCTGCGGACCCAACAGAATCCCAACGCGTACTCGTCTCCCTCTTCTCATGAGTATTTCCACGCCTAATGGCGGGATTCTCCAGCTTTCTAATTCGCTCCAGTTCACTTGCCACTTCTCTCATTGTAGGTCGCATCTTCCCATGTAAGTTCAGGCACCCTCTTGCGATGTTGGCAAAGGCGACAATCCCTTCCTCCTTCCCTTGCTTCAGAACTTGAGGGTCGACTATGTCGAACAGGCAGTTCTCGTCCATCGACAGGAGAAAATAGCTTGCGAGGTTTCTCTCCTCCTCGTCTCCAAGAAACGAGACTGGCTTTCGCCCTGTCAAGAGTTCAACAAGGACCACACCAAAGCTGTACACATCGCTCTTTTCTGTGAACTGGCACGATTGAAAATACTCAGGATCTAAGTACCCAAATGTCCCTTGGACTACTGTAGTCACATGAGTTTGATAGAGCGAAAGGGATTTGGACGTGCCAAAATCAGCCACTTTTGCACGGTACCTATCGTCCAAGAGAATATTAGTAGACTTGATGTCCCGATGATAAATCGGGATTGATGCCGATGAATGTAGATAGGACAAGGCTCCTGCCACGTCGGTGGCAATTTGAAGGCGTGTCCCCCACGATACAAGAGAGTCATGTAGGTATTGGAAGAGAGTCCCATTCGGTATGAATTCGTACACCAAAAGCGGCGACTCTGTTTCCAAGCAGCACCCAAGTAGCTTAACCACATTCCTATGGTTAATCTGCGAGAGAATGGCAATCTCATTGATGAACTGTTCGACTTTTCCCTTATCGATCGCCTTTGATTTCTTAATGGCAACAATTCCTCCATCCGCAAGCATACCCTTGTAGACGGTTCCTTGCCCGCCTTGGCCAAGTATTCTGTTCTTGTTAAAATTGTCGGTGGCCTTCTCCAAATCCTTGGAATTGAACAATTTGTTCTTGTCAACATTGGTCTCGGATGAACACAGTTGTTGCTGCAGCAAGAGGCCCCCATTCTCTTTGAAGTACCTCTCTTTGAGCttgatttctttccttttcttcaagaaattgtaCAACAGccataaaaaaagaagcaagagcAGTACCCCTAGGCCTGCNNNNNNNNNNNNNNNNNNNNNNNNNNNNNNNNNNNNNNNNNNNNNNNNNNNNNNNNNNNNNNNNNNNNNNNNNNNNNNNNNNNNNNNNNNNNNNNNNNNNAAAGAGTTCAACAAGGATCCATGCAAAATTGTACACATTATTAGGATTCGGGactcaaacaaaagaaaaaagaaaaagagtaaagcgagaaagaaaattcaagacaCAAGATTTATGCGGGTTTACTCTAAATTAGGGCGATATCCATAGAATCTGTTATAATTAGCATATTACACATTTATGTTACATCTCTCAATTACAATAGAAAGAGCATGATTTCCATGCTATTTTGTCAATAGGGAGTACAAACTAGCCTAACACATATATCTTTTTGTCAGTGAATTGATGCGTTTGGAAATAATCACAGGCCTGTTCATGTGTAGCTAGAGATTCTTGTGGGGCGAGGATGCTAGAAAGGACCACCTTGATTGTGGTTCCCGATGTGAATGGCCGCAAATCTGAAAATGTTGCTACATGTCGGTCCACACGATAAGATTTCATTGATCATAGAAATGTAAGGCTTGAGCATGTCAAGTCCCATCAATGCGGAACCAATTTGCACGTAAACAAATGAGGGAAGACCGGCATGGTGGGATCCAATGGATGACTTGTTGATAGCGGCCCTTGTGGTCTTCAATAACGTTATCACCTGTGAACATTTATCAGGACGGGCCATTGACTTAAAGTCTCCGATGATGATAGAATAGAGAGACCATCGATCCTTTTCTAGCTGTTATGCAGAAGATGACTTTCCTTGGCCCACAAGCTTCTAGTTGGCAGGCCATCATTAAACTTGGCTACGTCATTGGTCTTGTGTCAACCTATATTCCACGGCATCAAAAGTTATCACTGCGCCATCATCAAGGCGCTGACGAACTTGTGCTCATAGGCACTGCTACCTCCCGTGGACAACATTATGGACTCCTGATGCGTCCGATGGGCTATATCTAGGGTCTCAGATGGTGCTGAGTAACCGTAACTCACATGTAATTTCTTGTAGTGGATGCTTGGCTGctcgaccctttcatttttgtgATAATTGTTGGGATTAAcagattcccaaaaaccggattcgacactaaatcgaacccctaaaacgaatgcggaagacaagcccgggaaaatcacgtatcaccgatcgtaaagcacaccacggattcgagcgtaccttgttagccacagattaaacaccaatgctgaagattgaggaagagaaaccgatcatattcgatccgatgacgtcgattGGCTTTTAAGGGAAGACAACGTCGCCTTTTTTGCTTACtattctttttggagggagagagggaggaaggaacgtacgtaatgtcaaaaggtacgttctccctctctttcctcccttatatacgtccctccaaaaaacaaagaatcgtaccccttcatccatgggccctaatcttgtgggccgggcttttaggcccatcatgggtggacgggccaacttaggcccatcacctaaaaccatcatctcccactcgcacatggtgggctgaacataattctctttacctctcttcaacattcataccggtgaataatccatgcgatcagcatactttgagagcttgttgctatacatctgttaggaatatatagcagctcataatgggcatcacacttgAGTAGagttagtatgcagtaccctagatcaatcgatcacatttatatctctcttgatctcttttaaacaatgatatatatatattgtattcacaattatgattatcccaaagacagtcataattggttaaccagtgaatacaaaactacaatgtgattctccaaattcgatcttcctctttccttcaaactctcaatttcagttcagcttgcttttctagaaatgtcccattagatcgaatcaactcatgaccattggcaacatcctaagatagcaaacactaaatagaaatcttgagaataagtaagagtcatgaggggactaaaaaaaaatttgaggaactctttttctcaagagtctcacacgacataaaaattgagatcaaacttttgccactcttattggtcatctcatgcatacatagtatgaaatacgtattacggtaataactcatttcccatggagcgtatgtctacaccttcaataccgtacagatgatagttcataCCAATgaaacttgagttcacgtatctactcattcacaaaattcatcaaaactcacatctgTATCATAGAcatataaagtaaaatatgtgggtttttacacatagtaagtattatgtcatcatcttaacattCACAAAATACTCAATGTCtaaacttgagttcacgtatctaattctcatcaaaactcacatct
The sequence above is drawn from the Eucalyptus grandis isolate ANBG69807.140 chromosome 11, ASM1654582v1, whole genome shotgun sequence genome and encodes:
- the LOC104425239 gene encoding wall-associated receptor kinase-like 9 encodes the protein MKENCLFNIVDAQVWKEGKKEEIESDANLVKGNLNLNGKNPPTMKEVAMELEDKEAQYPSSTQQDQEDRLGVLLLLLFLWLLYNFLKKRKEIKLKERYFKENGGLLLQQQLCSSETNVDKNKLFNSKDLEKATDNFNKNRILGQGGQGTVYKGMLADGGIVAIKKSKAIDKGKVEQFINEIAILSQINHRNVVKLLGCCLETESPLLVYEFIPNGTLFQYLHDSLVSWGTRLQIATDVAGALSYLHSSASIPIYHRDIKSTNILLDDRYRAKVADFGTSKSLSLYQTHVTTVVQGTFGYLDPEYFQSCQFTEKSDVYSFGVVLVELLTGRKPVSFLGDEEERNLASYFLLSMDENCLFDIVDPQVLKQGKEEGIVAFANIARGCLNLHGKMRPTMREVASELERIRKLENPAIRRGNTHEKRETSTRWDSVGSADVISLSDLQPLMSSESM